From Ficedula albicollis isolate OC2 chromosome 5, FicAlb1.5, whole genome shotgun sequence, one genomic window encodes:
- the VPS39 gene encoding vam6/Vps39-like protein gives MSSESVCCNRFEVTLEKSNKNFSKKIQQIHVVSQFKILVSLLENNIYVHDLLTFQQITTISKAKGASLFTCDLQQSDSGEEVLRMCVAVRKKLQLYFWKDREFHELQGDFSVPDVPKSMAWCENSICVGFKRDYYLIRVDGKGSIKELFPTGKQLEPLVAPVADGKVAVGQDDLTVVLNEEGVCTQKCALNWTDIPIAMEHQPPYIIAVLPRYVEIRTFEPRLLVQSIELQRPRFITSGGTNIIYVASNHFVWRLIPVSIATQIQQLLQDKQFELALQLAEMKDDSDSEKRQQIHHIKNLFAFNLFCQKRFDESMQVFAKLGTDPTHVMGLYPDLLPTDYRKQLQYPNPLPGLSGAELEKAHLALIDYLTQKRSQLVKKLNDSDHQSSTSPLMEGTPTIKSKKKLLQIIDTTLLKCYLHTNVALVAPLLRLENNHCHIEESEHVLKKAHKYSELIILYEKKGLHEKALQVLVDQSKKANSPLKGHERTVQYLQHLGTENLHLVFSYSVWVLRDFPEDGLKIFTEDLPEVEALPRDKVLNFLIENFKSLTIPYLEHIIHVWEETGADFHNCLIQLYCEKVQGLMKEYLSSFPADRAPVPAGEEGGDLGDYRKKLLLFLEKSSWYEPSRLISDFPFDGLLEERALLLGRMGKHEQALFIYVHILKDTNMAENYCHKHYDRNKDGNKDVYLSLLRMYLSPPSVHCLGPIKMEVLEPQANLQAALQVLELHHSKLDTTKAINLLPANTQISEIRIFLEKVLEENAQKKRFNQVLKNLLHAEFLRVQEERILHQQVKCIITEEKVCTVCKKKIGNSAFARYPNAIVVHYFCSKEVNTLDT, from the exons ATGTCATCAGAAAGTGTCT GTTGCAATAGGTTTGAAGTGACGCTGGAGAAATCCAACAAGAACTTCTCAAAGAAGATTCAGCAG ATCCATGTTGTTTCTCAGTTCAAAATTTTGGTCAGTCTATTAG aaaataacatttacgTCCACGACCTGTTGACATTTCAACAAATCACCACAATTTCAAAGGCAAAAGGTGCATCTCTCTTCACTTGTGATCTCCAG CAATCAGATTCAGGGGAAGAGGTGCTGAGGATGTGTGTGGCAGTGCGTAAGAAGCTGCAGCTTTATTTCTGGAAGGACAGAGAGTTCCATGAGCTACAG GGGGACTTCAGTGTACCTGATGTACCCAAGTCTATGGCCTGGTGTGAAAACTCCATCTGTGTAGGCTTCAAGAGGGACTATTACCTGATACGG GTGGATGGAAAAGGCTCCATCAAAGAGCTGTTTCccacagggaagcagctggaacCACTGGTAGCTCCTGTAGCAGATGGAAAAGTTGCAGTTGGCCAAGATGATCTGACTGTTGTTCTTAATGAAGAGGGGGTCTGTACTCAGAAATGTGCCTTGAATTGGACAGATATTCCTATAGCCATGG AACACCAGCCTCCCTACATCATTGCTGTGCTGCCAAGGTACGTGGAGATCCGCACTTTCGAGCCCCGGCTGCTGGTGCAGAGCATCGAGCTGCAGAGGCCACGCTTCATCACCTCTGGAGG CACAAACATTATATATGTGGCAAGTAATCACTTTGTTTGGAGGCTCATTCCGGTGTCCATAGCCACACAGatccagcagcttctgcaggacAAACAGTTTGAGTTGGCTTTGCAGTTGGCA GAAATGAAAGATGATTCAGATAGTGAGAAGCGACAACAAATTCACCACATAAAGAACCTTTTTGCCTTCAACCTTTTCTGCCAGAAGCGTTTTGATGAATCCATGCAAGTTTTTGCCAAGCTTGGTACAG ATCCCACTCATGTGATGGGTCTGTATCCTGACCTCCTGCCCACAGATTACAGGAAACAGCTACAGTATCCCAACCCCCTGCCAGGGCTttctggggcagagctggagaaggcacATTTAGCTCTGATAGACTACCTAACTCAA AAAAGGAGTCAGCTAGTGAAGAAGCTAAATGATTCTGATCATCAGTCCAGTACCTCACCCCTCATGGAAGGAACACCCACAATCAAATCCAAAAAGAAGCTGCTACAAATCATTGATACCACCCTGTTAAAGTGTTACCTGCAT ACAAATGTAGCACTGGTGGCACCACTGCTACGTCTGGAGAACAATCACTGCCATATTGAGGAGAGTGAGCATGTACTAAAGAAGGCACACAAATACAGTGAGCTGATAATACTGTATGAGAAAAAAGGTCTGCATGAGAAAG catTACAGGTACTGGTGGATCAGTCAAAGAAAGCCAACTCGCCTTTGAAGGGTCATGAGAGGACAGTGCAGTATCTGCAGCATTTGG GCACAGAGAACTTGCACTTGGTATTTTCCTACTCTGTCTGGGTGCTAAGAGATTTTCCTGAAGATGGTCTGAAG atATTTACAGAAGACCTCCCTGAAGTAGAAGCTTTGCCACGAGACAAAGTGCTCAATTTCTTgatagaaaattttaaaagcttgacTATTCCTTACCTG GAACACATCATTCATGTCTGGGAAGAAACCGGTGCAGACTTCCACAATTGTCTGATCCAGCTGTACTGTGAGAAAGTGCAGGGCTTAATGAAAGAATATCTCAGTTCTTTCCCTGCAG ATAGAGCTCCAGTgcctgctggggaggaaggaggagactTGGGGGATTACCggaaaaagctgcttctttttctggaGAAGTCTAGCTGGTATGAACCTAGTCGACTTATTAGTGACTTCCCCTTTGATG GTCTCCTAGAAGAACGTGCTCTGCTCTTGGGTCGAATGGGGAAACATGAGCAAGCTCTATTTATTTATGTTCATATTTTGAAGGACACCAACATGGCTGAAAA CTACTGCCATAAACATTATGACAGAAACAAAGATGGCAACAAAGAT GTGTATCTGTCCCTGCTCCGCATGTATCTCTCCCCACCCAGTGTTCATTGCCTGGGACCCATCAagatggaggtgctggagcctCAAGCCAatctgcaggctgctctgcaggttttGGAACTGCACCACAGCAAACTGGATACCACTAAG GCAATAAACCTACTCCCAGCAAATACCCAGATTAGTGAGATTCGCATCTTCTTAGAGAAAGTACTTGAAGAAAATGCTCAGAAGAAAAGATTTAATCAAGTGCTCAAGAATCTTCTCCATGCAGAGTTTCTGAGG gTCCAGGAGGAGCGGATCTTGCATCAGCAAGTCAAGTGTATTATTACAGAGGAGAAGGTGTGCACTGTTTGTAAAAAGAAGATAGGTAACAG TGCATTTGCTCGATACCCTAATGCAATAGTCGTGCATTATTTCTGCTCCAAAGAAGTCAACACACTGGACACTTGA